From the genome of Cytophagales bacterium WSM2-2:
GTCGCCATCATTCCGGCTAAAAAAAGTCACTAAACAATCAATTTCCATAAGGGCAGCTTGTCATTCCGCCTTCCTGCTTCACATGATCGTGGTATTTTACCCCCCTCTAATTTATCTAGGTTTGTTTAATCCAACATTACCCACTGACCTATGAATAACGCCTTTCGGTTTGACCGGACTCTTTCGGGAGTCGAGGAAAACAAGTACAACTTCAGTTACTGGAATACGGTAACCAACCTGTACGACCAGAAGCAATACCGCGAATCGGTAATCGCCCTGATTAAATACATCGATGAGTCCCTGCTTACAAAATGCGGAAACGCAGACCAAACGGAATTTAATTTCCCGCATGGCTCTACGATCGTCAATCTTAAAATCGGGAAGACCCTGGAAATCACGACTCCATTCATCAACCTTCCTTCTACCACCTCTGTGCCGTTGATGAGACAGGTGGCACAGCTCAATTTCTGGCCGATCTCCATCAGCAATGCAGTGCTGTCCAATAATCAAATTCATTTTCGGTTCAGTTGTCCCATTGAACTGGCCGAGCCCTTCAAAATATTTTATACCATGAAGGAGATGTGCCAGGAAGCTGATAACAATGACGATCGGTTCATCGAAATGTTTAAGGCATCATATATCCAGGAACCAAAAATACAACGTTACCCGGAGGTTCATTTGGAAGCAACCTGGAACCAGGTGCAGTTCTATGTCGATCAATGTCTTTCATGTCTGAGTTTTTTTGAAAGCAAACGCTGGGGATATTACTGGGACATCCTGGCATGCTCGCTGATGCAAATCGATTACTTCGCCTCTCCACAGGGATTTGTACATGCTGAACTTGACAAAGCGATTTATGATTTGCATGATAACCAGGCCGATGTCAATCAGCGCATCCAATATACCAAAGCATTTATGGAGAAACTCAAGAAATACGACAAGAAGAAGTTCCTTGACAGTATCTACAAAGCAGAAACATTCATCCCTTTTCGCAGTGGGGCATCCATCGACAACGTAAGGCAACAGCTTGACTATGCGAACAACACGTCACTGGATGAAATGAAAAACAAATATTTCATCGGGGCTTATTTCAGTATGTACTATGGAATGCTACGCATTCTCTACTACAATCGCATGGACATCCCGGTTTCGAACTACATCGAAACCGCTATGGTCAGCGCGTCAGGGAGGTCATGGGAAGAGTCTGCAGGTGTTTTACGTAGTGCTTACGATGCTTTGATGAACCCGGCACTTTACGACTCTCAAATAGTTAAGAAATAATCTACCACGAAAAAGATATACAATGGAATCAATTCAACATTTATCAAACCTCGTTGCCAAAGTAATTACCCGTGGTGGAAGTGGCACTAGTTTTTATTTGCGCGATAAGAAAATCTGGATCAGCAATTACCACGTTGTACAGGGAAACAAAAAAGTGGCATTGGAAGATCAGCAGAAGAACCGCTACCTCGCGGATGTTATGCTGGTCAACCCTGCTGCCGATGTAGCCATCTTAAAATCGGATTTTGCTCCGTCAGCGCATGCAGGTTTTGAAATGCCGATGAACGTGCAGACCAGCCAGCAGGTGTATGTGCTTGGCTATCCTTTTGGAATGCCCTACACCGTCACTGAAGGGACAGTCACATCGGCAAACCAATTAATGAATGATCGTTATTATATTCAGATCGATGCAGCTGTCAACCCCGGTAACAGTGGTGGACCTGTAGTTGCCGCAGACGGAACACTGGTTGGGATCACTACCGCCAAGTTCACACAAGCCGACAACATGGGTTTTGCTATTCCTGTTCCTGCTTTGCTCGAAGAACTCAAAAGCATTGAGGCACACGGTGGTGGTTTTTCCGTGAAATGTAATTCTTGCGGAAGCCTGGCATTTGAAGCTTCTGACTATTGCCCCAGTTGCGGAGAAACCATGGACTCAAAGATCTTTGATGAGGCCGTGCTATCACCGGTGAGCAATTTCATTGAAGCC
Proteins encoded in this window:
- a CDS encoding protease, producing MESIQHLSNLVAKVITRGGSGTSFYLRDKKIWISNYHVVQGNKKVALEDQQKNRYLADVMLVNPAADVAILKSDFAPSAHAGFEMPMNVQTSQQVYVLGYPFGMPYTVTEGTVTSANQLMNDRYYIQIDAAVNPGNSGGPVVAADGTLVGITTAKFTQADNMGFAIPVPALLEELKSIEAHGGGFSVKCNSCGSLAFEASDYCPSCGETMDSKIFDEAVLSPVSNFIEATITAMGHNPILTRAGNEFWEFHHGSSLVRLFIYNRSYFYANCPINKLPKGNLDEMLRYMLSNPIAPYRLGIWDNQIHLSYRVSLNDLFSPYAHEIQRDLIGLPAKADEMDDFFVKKFNCEMSVHSKVG